Proteins from a single region of Primulina tabacum isolate GXHZ01 chromosome 5, ASM2559414v2, whole genome shotgun sequence:
- the LOC142544730 gene encoding uncharacterized protein LOC142544730 — translation MATPIRYSVEDKDLDDAELWAVIDSAAAASLSAITPKPRTKPLTPIPFPIPSPDHHRNHRHYLNHPDGEVVQNHRPHKISKSSSGPRVPELSKSSPAPLVMVKHVHRPPVTPPMSSVGSPEARNISVTNYSPGASPVSSGFSEEKILRHSLAGQFPTVSLFKEYQNAAMAILEKSDYTMISGNPYIKKSGWRKISFYFNLSYEIKDKTIEFDENRNVQRAEFVVRAYMQGGRFSDGWGSCERREKRFMKPNHDIPSTAETRAKNKACQDLLGIGEYRPGASHGQG, via the exons ATGGCGACTCCGATACGCTACTCGGTTGAAGATAAAGACCTCGACGATGCCGAATTATGGGCAGTGATCGACTCCGCCGCTGCAGCATCCCTCTCCGCCATCACTCCTAAACCCCGCACCAAACCCCTTACCCCCATTCCTTTTCCTATCCCCTCACCCGACCACCACCGTAACCACCGCCATTATCTCAATCACCCTGACGGCGAGGTCGTGCAGAATCACCGCCCTCACAAAATCTCCAAATCAAGCAGCGGACCCCGCGTTCCCGAGCTGAGCAAATCGAGCCCTGCTCCACTAGTCATGGTAAAGCACGTGCACCGTCCGCCCGTCACTCCTCCTATGTCTTCTGTTGGTTCTCCGGAGGCAAGAAACATCTCGGTGACGAATTACAGTCCTGGTGCGTCGCCAGTAAGTTCCGGATTCAGTGAGGAGAAGATTTTGAGACATAGCTTGGCTGGTCAGTTTCCCACTGTTTCGCTCTTTAAGGAGTACCAAAATGCTGCCATGGCG ATATTGGAGAAAAGTGACTACACTATGATATCCGGAAATCCTTATATTAAGAAATCCG GCTGGAGGAAGATTTCATTTTACTTCAATCTGTCCTATGAAATTAAAGACAAGACCATTGAATTTGATGAGAACCGAAACGTTCAGCGTGCTGAGTTTGTTGTCCGTGCGTACATGCA GGGTGGGAGGTTTTCAGATGGTTGGGGTTCATGCGAACGGCGTGAGAAAAGGTTCATGAAACCAAACCATGATATTCCCAGCACAGCGGAAACTAGAGCCAAAAACAAGGCATGCCAG GACTTGCTTGGCATCGGAGAATACAGGCCTGGTGCAAGCCATGGTCAGGGATAG
- the LOC142546373 gene encoding LOW QUALITY PROTEIN: cysteine-rich receptor-like protein kinase 8 (The sequence of the model RefSeq protein was modified relative to this genomic sequence to represent the inferred CDS: inserted 2 bases in 1 codon), translated as MISKLLQLASIFLTLANLLSHAGAQCSNNGNYTSNSTYETNLNTLLSSLSTNVDYLGFYNASTGQNPDTVYAYVLCRGDVQPQTCSTCIQNAATEIVNSCQYYKQAVQYNELCTLRYSDENMFGTMEGNPTLLALNPVNASSPNDQFMADAGTLVDDLREQAASGGSLRKVAAGNRSSIDNRTIFSLVQCTPDLSPESCSACLMVAVDVRSSCDGKIGCRVLRPSCNMRYEVSSFYNETRLQEIQALITPGPXPPEPPGTKGDNKTRTIIIVVVSIVLCLIVAVFAVILLIKRTKKKPMEQLESIPDINGAESLRYDFHEIKAATHDFSNADILGQGGFGAVYKGKLSNGQEIAVKRLSVDSGQGDVEFKNEVLLVAKLQHRNLVRLLGFSMEGKERLLIYEFVENTSLDRFIFDPVKRNYLDWETRYKIIGGISRGLLYLHEESRIKIIHRDLKASNILLDGEMKPKIADFGMARLFAADETQGNTNRIVGTYGYMSPEYAMHGQFSVKSDVFSFGVLILEIITGKKNSSFRNGDNIEDLLSMAWKYWRQGTIKDIIDPTLMASLGSLQDMLRCIHIGLLCVQDNLTDRPTMASVVLMLSSFTITLPVPLEPVFFTTSGYDSKMAIFPAYDSKGLESTKSSSQNMLDHSIESSKNVMSTTEFRPR; from the exons ATGATTTCTAAATTATTGCAGCTCGCCTCCATTTTCTTGACTCTCGCAAACCTTTTATCCCATGCAGGGGCGCAATGCTCCAACAACGGCAATTATACGAGTAATAGCACGTATGAGACTAACCTGAACACCCTCCTCTCTTCTTTATCTACAAACGTCGATTACCTTGGATTCTACAACGCCTCGACGGGGCAAAACCCGGACACAGTATATGCCTACGTCCTTTGTCGAGGGGACGTTCAGCCCCAAACATGTAGTACATGTATCCAAAATGCCGCCACTGAAATAGTAAATTCGTGCCAATATTACAAACAGGCAGTTCAGTATAACGAATTATGTACGTTACGGTACTCTGATGAAAATATGTTCGGAACCATGGAGGGTAACCCAACTTTATTGGCGCTGAATCCAGTGAATGCTTCGAGTCCCAATGATCAGTTTATGGCCGATGCTGGAACACTAGTGGACGATCTTCGTGAGCAGGCTGCTAGCGGCGGTTCTTTGAGGAAAGTGGCAGCTGGGAATAGAAGTTCTATAGATAATCGAACTATTTTTTCATTGGTTCAATGTACTCCAGATTTGTCTCCGGAGAGTTGCAGTGCTTGTTTAATGGTGGCTGTAGATGTTCGAAGCAGTTGCGACGGCAAGATAGGGTGTAGAGTTCTAAGGCCTAGCTGCAATATGCGTTATGAAGTTTCGTCATTTTACAATGAAACCAGGCTTCAAGAAATACAGGCGCTTATAACACCCGGTCC GCCGCCGGAACCACCAG GAACAAAAGGCGATAACAAAACTCGGACCATCATCATCGTTGTCGTTTCAATCGTTTTATGTCTAATAGTAGCTGTATTTGCTGTCATCTTATTGATAAAGAGAACAAAGAAGAAGCCGATGGAACAACTTGAAA GTATACCCGACATCAATGGAGCTGAATCTCTACGATACGATTTTCACGAAATCAAAGCTGCAACACATGATTTCTCAAATGCTGACATACTAGGGCAAGGTGGATTTGGGGCCGTCTACAAG GGAAAACTTTCGAATGGGCAAGAAATTGCTGTAAAACGATTGTCCGTGGATTCGGGCCAAGGTGACGTGGAATTCAAGAATGAAGTCTTACTAGTGGCCAAGCTACAACACCGGAATCTTGTTAGACTCTTGGGTTTCTCCATGGAAGGGAAAGAGAGACTTCTTATCTATGAGTTCGTTGAGAATACAAGCCTCGATAGATTCATATTTG ATCCAGTTAAGCGCAACTATTTGGATTGGGAGACACGATACAAGATCATAGGAGGAATTTCGAGGGGACTTCTATATTTGCACGAAGAATCTCGAATCAAAATAATTCACCGTGATCTTAAAGCTAGCAATATACTTTTAGATGGTGAAATGAAGCCTAAAATTGCAGACTTTGGAATGGCGAGGTTGTTCGCCGCAGATGAAACTCAGGGCAATACCAACAGAATTGTGGGAACATA TGGATATATGTCTCCAGAATATGCAATGCATGGACAGTTCTCTGTTAAATCGGACGTATTTAGCTTTGGTGTACTGATCCTAGAAATCATAACTGGCAAGAAAAATAGCTCCTTTCGAAATGGAGATAATATAGAAGACCTCTTAAGTATG GCATGGAAATATTGGCGCCAAGGAACAATAAAGGATATAATTGATCCTACGTTGATGGCTAGTTTGGGTTCCTTACAAGATATGTTACGCTGCATTCATATCGGTCTGTTGTGTGTGCAAGATAATCTAACAGATAGACCAACAATGGCTTCTGTCGTTCTGATGCTTAGCAGCTTTACCATAACTCTACCGGTTCCTCTCGAGCCAGTATTTTTTACTACCAGTGGTTACGATTCGAAGATGGCAATTTTTCCGGCATATGATTCAAAAGGGTTGGAGTCGACCAAATCATCATCCCAAAATATGTTAGATCACTCTATTGAATCATCAAAAAATGTCATGTCAACTACCGAGTTTCGTCCGAGATGA